A region of Anolis carolinensis isolate JA03-04 unplaced genomic scaffold, rAnoCar3.1.pri scaffold_7, whole genome shotgun sequence DNA encodes the following proteins:
- the slc31a2 gene encoding protein SLC31A2 isoform X1, translated as MMPMHFYFSDKVVLLFDFWNVHSPAGMVLTVVVILLLAVLYEAIKAGKLKLIQCAMPVVPPSISQEALGEPEITSINTGTAQLSRTSKIPFPWHVVQTLIHVVQVVLGYMVMLAVMSYNSWVFIGVIVGSAIGYYVTYPLISVR; from the exons ATGCATTTTTATTTCTCGGACAAAGTGGTCCTTCTGTTCGACTTCTGGAACGTCCACAGTCCAGCAG GGATGGTGCTCACCGTGGTGGTCATCCTGCTGCTAGCGGTGCTATACGAAGCCATCAAAGCGGGCAAGTTGAAGCTGATTCAGTGTGCCATGCCGGTGGTTCCTCCCAGCATCAGCCAAGAGGCCTTAGGAGAACCAGAGATCACGTCTATTAACACGGGCACGGCTCAGCTATCGCGCACCTCAAAAAT CCCTTTCCCTTGGCACGTGGTCCAGACCTTGATCCACGTGGTCCAGGTAGTCCTCGGATACATGGTGATGCTGGCGGTGATGTCGTACAACTCGTGGGTCTTCATCGGCGTCATCGTGGGCTCGGCCATTGGCTACTACGTGACATATCCTTTGATCAGTGTCCGATAG
- the slc31a2 gene encoding protein SLC31A2 isoform X2 — protein MVLTVVVILLLAVLYEAIKAGKLKLIQCAMPVVPPSISQEALGEPEITSINTGTAQLSRTSKIPFPWHVVQTLIHVVQVVLGYMVMLAVMSYNSWVFIGVIVGSAIGYYVTYPLISVR, from the exons ATGGTGCTCACCGTGGTGGTCATCCTGCTGCTAGCGGTGCTATACGAAGCCATCAAAGCGGGCAAGTTGAAGCTGATTCAGTGTGCCATGCCGGTGGTTCCTCCCAGCATCAGCCAAGAGGCCTTAGGAGAACCAGAGATCACGTCTATTAACACGGGCACGGCTCAGCTATCGCGCACCTCAAAAAT CCCTTTCCCTTGGCACGTGGTCCAGACCTTGATCCACGTGGTCCAGGTAGTCCTCGGATACATGGTGATGCTGGCGGTGATGTCGTACAACTCGTGGGTCTTCATCGGCGTCATCGTGGGCTCGGCCATTGGCTACTACGTGACATATCCTTTGATCAGTGTCCGATAG